Proteins from one Ornithobacterium rhinotracheale genomic window:
- the cysK gene encoding cysteine synthase A, with protein sequence MKFNNILGEIGNTPHVRLSNLFPNHEVWMKVERVNPGGSLKDRIALAMIEKAEKEGKINKDTLIVEPTSGNTGVGLAMVCAVKGYQLILVMPESMSIERRKLISAYGAKYCLTPKEEGTPGAVKKAEELVAKLPNAWMPQQFKNEANPEIHRETSAQEILNDFDKIDYLITGVGTGGHITGVSEVLKQKFPDMKTYAVEPETSAVISGKPSGPHPLQGIGAGFVPDVLNVETLDGQILVSKEEAYDFTRRLASEEGILGGISTGASLAAISQKLDEIGEEKVVLTYNYDAGDRYFSVEDLFTLNEYKD encoded by the coding sequence ATGAAATTTAATAACATTTTGGGTGAGATTGGAAATACGCCACATGTAAGATTAAGCAATTTATTTCCTAATCATGAAGTATGGATGAAGGTTGAAAGAGTAAATCCTGGAGGGAGCCTAAAAGATCGTATTGCTTTGGCAATGATTGAAAAAGCAGAGAAAGAAGGGAAAATCAATAAAGATACTTTGATTGTGGAGCCAACTTCTGGTAATACGGGTGTAGGATTGGCAATGGTATGTGCGGTGAAAGGTTATCAATTGATTTTAGTAATGCCTGAATCTATGAGTATTGAGCGTAGAAAATTGATTTCTGCATATGGTGCTAAATATTGCTTAACTCCGAAAGAGGAGGGGACGCCTGGGGCTGTGAAAAAAGCAGAAGAATTAGTGGCTAAATTACCAAATGCTTGGATGCCTCAACAATTTAAAAATGAAGCAAATCCTGAAATCCATAGAGAAACTTCTGCACAAGAAATTTTAAATGACTTCGATAAGATAGATTATTTAATTACTGGTGTGGGTACTGGTGGACATATTACGGGAGTTTCAGAGGTTTTGAAACAAAAATTTCCTGACATGAAAACTTATGCAGTGGAGCCAGAAACTTCTGCTGTAATCAGTGGAAAACCTTCGGGACCACATCCATTACAAGGAATTGGAGCAGGTTTTGTACCCGATGTGTTAAATGTTGAAACGCTTGATGGGCAAATTTTGGTTTCTAAAGAGGAAGCTTACGATTTTACGAGAAGATTGGCTAGCGAAGAGGGAATTCTTGGTGGAATTTCTACAGGAGCCTCTTTGGCTGCAATTTCTCAAAAATTAGATGAAATAGGAGAAGAGAAAGTGGTTTTGACTTATAATTACGATGCGGGAGACCGTTATTTTTCGGTAGAAGATTTATTTACTTTAAACGAATATAAAGATTAA
- the dnaE gene encoding DNA polymerase III subunit alpha encodes MKYLIFDTETTGLPNNYNAPVSDSDNWPRLVQLAWQVHDEKGDLIENHNLLVKPDGFDIPFNATKIHGITNEKAQNEGIPLAEALSIFSESLKDKPLIIGHNINFDVNIVGAEYYRLQQDTDQITKLPVLDTMVESVDFCAIGGGKGGRFKFPKLTELHQKLFGVPFDEAHNAAADVNATARCFFELVRLRVIPDSKAKFSPDDFAAFLKKYNDTIQPYDIEVGTQIADKDAEAKNTKAKIKKKDSELEEVKDSPFFHFHNHSSHSILSATSTIGALVNRAIELGMPAVGITDMGNMMGAFHFVNTVKKTGTDLIPIIGCEVYISDRYKQTKFTKDNPDRRYTQVLIAKNKAGYHNLAKISSTGYIDGFYAGYPRVGKEVILKHKENIIATTGSLSSEIPYTILNVGETQAEEAFKFWHEAFGDDFYVELIRHGLEEEEHVNQVLIKLARKYGVKILAQNNTFYINQEDSEAHDILLCVRDGEKKDTPIGRGRDFRFGFPNNEFYFKTQAQMQEIFKDIPEAIDNFKEFLTKFEFYDLKHDILLPKFDIPEQFRNEEDEKDGGKRGENTYLRHLTYEGAKQRYGEITPEITERLDFELATIENTGYPGYFLIVQDFTSQARKMGVSVGPGRGSAAGSAVAYCIGITNVDPIKYDLLFERFLNPERVSLPDIDIDFDDRGREDIIRWVINKYGKDQVAQIITYGTMAGKSAIRDTGRVLNLPLSDTDQIAKKVHTKLNKLFKMSDKDLEAKFNADELKDLKDIIEISKGDGLEATTIQQARVIEGSIRNTGVHACGVIITPSDIKELIPVATAKDSDMAVTQFDNSVVESAGLLKMDFLGLKTLTIIKDAVRLVKETTGEDLVPDDFPLDDPKTYQEIFQKGKTTGIFQYESPGMQKHLKSLKPDNFADLIAMNALYRPGPLAYIPNFINRKHGKEEITYDLPEMEEYLAETYGITVYQEQVMLLSQKLANFTKGEADVLRKAMGKKLIDVLAKMKGKFIEQAKANNHPEKVLEKIWNDWEAFAQYAFNKSHSTCYAYIAFHTAYLKAHYPAQYMAAVLSNNMKDIKDITFFMQECKRMGIPVLSPDVNESILDFNVNQDGAIRFGLGAIKGVGAAAVEGIIKERQENGKFKNIYDFMERVDLRQCNKKTMENLIFAGAFDELDEIHRAQYFAEDETGQTNLEKLVKYGQATQEGGNEFQFDLFASAGMEIEVQKPELSNCDEWNDLFKLNKEKEVVGIYISSHPLDKYRLEIEKYAKIDLANLKKNESKLIGATFNVAGMITVANHLESKSGQGFGKFVLEDYSDNYEFMLFNDDYLKFKPYLDKNLFVLVQLNISQNKFSNRIYVNVKDISLLDGLIEKKSNALNLILELDAISEDMINQIENLAQKYKGEKKLNIELINPNQKTKFAASSTKYTIEINKELIKDLQEIEGIEIRLN; translated from the coding sequence ATGAAATATTTAATTTTCGATACTGAAACTACGGGTTTACCTAATAATTACAACGCTCCTGTCTCTGATTCAGACAACTGGCCCCGCTTGGTGCAATTGGCATGGCAGGTGCATGATGAAAAGGGTGATTTAATCGAAAATCATAATCTTTTAGTAAAACCAGACGGATTTGATATTCCGTTTAATGCGACTAAAATTCACGGAATCACCAACGAAAAAGCACAAAACGAAGGGATTCCCTTGGCAGAGGCACTCTCTATTTTCTCTGAATCGCTCAAAGACAAGCCTTTAATCATTGGGCACAACATCAATTTTGATGTTAATATTGTAGGGGCTGAATATTACAGACTCCAGCAAGATACCGACCAAATCACCAAGCTTCCTGTGCTGGATACCATGGTGGAATCGGTGGATTTTTGTGCCATAGGCGGTGGAAAAGGCGGAAGATTTAAATTTCCAAAACTTACGGAATTACACCAAAAACTTTTCGGCGTTCCGTTTGACGAGGCACACAATGCGGCGGCCGATGTGAACGCTACGGCTCGATGTTTCTTTGAGCTTGTACGCTTGCGAGTAATTCCTGACAGCAAGGCTAAATTTAGCCCAGATGATTTTGCTGCCTTTTTAAAAAAATACAACGATACGATTCAGCCGTATGACATCGAAGTCGGTACGCAAATCGCAGACAAAGATGCGGAGGCTAAAAACACAAAGGCTAAAATCAAGAAAAAAGATTCTGAGCTTGAAGAAGTAAAAGATTCTCCATTTTTCCATTTTCACAATCATAGTTCGCATTCTATTTTATCGGCTACTTCTACGATCGGCGCATTGGTAAATCGCGCCATTGAGCTTGGTATGCCTGCGGTGGGCATCACCGATATGGGGAACATGATGGGGGCTTTCCACTTTGTGAATACCGTAAAAAAAACAGGAACAGACTTAATCCCAATCATTGGCTGCGAAGTTTATATTTCAGACCGATACAAGCAAACTAAATTTACTAAAGACAATCCCGATCGCCGCTACACGCAAGTGCTAATTGCTAAAAACAAGGCAGGCTATCACAACTTGGCAAAAATTTCCTCTACGGGATACATCGACGGATTCTATGCGGGCTATCCGCGCGTGGGCAAAGAAGTGATTTTAAAACACAAAGAAAACATTATCGCAACTACGGGCTCGCTTTCTTCTGAGATACCTTATACTATATTAAATGTAGGGGAAACACAAGCCGAAGAAGCTTTTAAGTTTTGGCACGAAGCCTTTGGCGATGATTTCTATGTAGAGCTCATACGCCACGGGCTCGAAGAAGAAGAACATGTGAATCAAGTGCTCATAAAACTAGCCAGAAAATATGGGGTTAAGATTTTAGCCCAAAACAATACTTTTTACATTAATCAAGAAGATTCCGAGGCACACGACATCTTGCTTTGCGTGCGAGATGGCGAGAAAAAAGACACGCCAATTGGTCGCGGTCGAGACTTCAGATTTGGTTTTCCCAACAATGAATTCTACTTTAAAACTCAGGCGCAAATGCAAGAGATTTTTAAAGACATTCCAGAAGCAATTGATAATTTCAAGGAATTTTTAACCAAATTTGAATTCTACGATTTAAAGCACGACATTCTCTTGCCTAAATTTGATATTCCTGAACAGTTCAGAAATGAAGAAGACGAAAAAGATGGCGGAAAAAGAGGGGAAAATACTTATTTAAGACATTTAACTTACGAAGGTGCCAAACAACGCTATGGCGAAATAACGCCCGAAATCACTGAGCGTCTAGATTTTGAGCTTGCCACCATCGAAAACACAGGATATCCTGGTTATTTCTTGATCGTGCAAGATTTCACCTCTCAAGCGAGAAAAATGGGCGTTTCGGTAGGTCCTGGTCGTGGTTCGGCAGCGGGTTCTGCCGTAGCGTATTGTATTGGAATCACCAATGTAGATCCCATTAAATATGATTTGCTATTTGAGCGTTTCTTGAATCCTGAGCGTGTATCCTTGCCCGATATCGATATCGATTTTGATGACCGCGGACGAGAGGACATCATCCGCTGGGTGATTAATAAATATGGTAAAGACCAAGTGGCACAAATCATAACTTACGGAACCATGGCAGGGAAATCGGCAATACGCGACACGGGGCGTGTGCTGAACCTCCCGCTTTCGGACACCGACCAAATCGCAAAGAAAGTTCACACCAAGTTGAACAAATTGTTCAAAATGAGCGACAAGGATTTGGAAGCTAAATTCAATGCCGATGAATTAAAAGATTTAAAAGACATTATTGAAATCTCTAAAGGCGACGGGCTCGAGGCAACTACCATTCAACAAGCGAGAGTAATCGAAGGAAGTATCCGAAACACGGGCGTGCACGCTTGCGGGGTAATCATCACACCTTCAGACATTAAGGAATTAATCCCAGTGGCGACAGCCAAGGATTCCGATATGGCAGTTACGCAGTTCGACAACTCTGTGGTGGAATCTGCGGGATTGCTGAAAATGGACTTTTTGGGCTTAAAAACGCTGACTATCATTAAAGACGCAGTGCGTTTAGTCAAAGAAACTACCGGCGAAGATTTGGTGCCCGATGACTTTCCGCTTGATGACCCAAAAACTTATCAAGAGATTTTCCAAAAAGGTAAAACAACAGGGATTTTCCAATACGAATCCCCTGGAATGCAAAAACACTTAAAATCGCTAAAACCCGACAACTTTGCGGATTTGATTGCGATGAACGCCTTGTATCGTCCAGGGCCTTTGGCGTATATTCCAAACTTTATCAATCGTAAACATGGGAAAGAGGAAATCACCTATGATTTACCCGAAATGGAAGAATATTTGGCTGAAACCTATGGAATTACCGTTTACCAAGAGCAGGTGATGTTGCTTTCGCAAAAATTGGCAAACTTCACAAAAGGGGAAGCCGATGTCTTGCGTAAAGCCATGGGTAAAAAATTGATTGATGTGCTGGCTAAAATGAAAGGCAAATTCATTGAACAAGCCAAAGCAAACAATCACCCTGAAAAGGTTTTAGAAAAAATTTGGAACGACTGGGAAGCCTTTGCACAATATGCGTTTAACAAATCGCACTCCACTTGCTACGCCTATATTGCATTCCATACGGCTTATTTAAAAGCACACTACCCTGCACAATATATGGCTGCCGTGTTGAGCAACAACATGAAGGACATCAAGGATATTACCTTCTTTATGCAAGAATGCAAAAGAATGGGAATCCCTGTATTAAGCCCTGATGTGAATGAATCTATTTTAGACTTCAATGTGAACCAAGACGGAGCTATTCGTTTTGGGCTTGGAGCCATCAAAGGGGTGGGAGCTGCTGCTGTGGAAGGCATCATTAAAGAAAGACAGGAAAACGGGAAATTCAAAAATATTTATGATTTCATGGAGCGTGTCGATTTAAGACAATGTAACAAAAAAACCATGGAAAATTTGATTTTTGCAGGAGCTTTTGACGAATTAGATGAAATCCATCGTGCGCAATATTTTGCCGAAGACGAAACTGGGCAGACCAACCTAGAGAAATTAGTGAAATATGGACAAGCTACCCAAGAAGGTGGAAACGAATTTCAGTTTGATTTATTCGCTTCTGCAGGTATGGAAATCGAAGTGCAAAAACCAGAGCTCAGCAATTGTGATGAATGGAATGACCTCTTTAAATTGAACAAAGAAAAAGAAGTGGTAGGTATTTATATCTCATCACACCCATTAGACAAATATCGCTTAGAAATTGAAAAATACGCCAAAATCGATTTAGCTAATTTAAAAAAGAACGAAAGTAAGCTTATCGGGGCTACCTTCAATGTTGCTGGAATGATTACAGTTGCAAATCATTTGGAATCTAAATCAGGACAGGGATTTGGTAAATTTGTTCTTGAAGATTATTCAGATAATTATGAATTTATGCTTTTCAATGACGACTACTTAAAATTTAAGCCCTATTTAGATAAAAACCTTTTTGTGCTAGTACAACTGAATATTTCTCAAAATAAATTTAGCAATAGAATCTATGTTAATGTAAAAGACATTTCACTGCTGGATGGCTTGATTGAAAAGAAAAGTAATGCCCTAAACTTAATTCTTGAATTAGATGCAATCTCGGAGGATATGATAAACCAAATTGAAAATCTAGCGCAAAAATACAAGGGAGAAAAAAAATTAAATATAGAGCTAATCAATCCCAATCAGAAAACTAAATTCGCAGCATCATCAACAAAATATACCATTGAAATTAATAAAGAACTTATAAAGGATTTGCAAGAAATCGAGGGAATAGAAATTAGGCTTAATTAA
- a CDS encoding outer membrane beta-barrel protein yields the protein MRTIIYPVLFLVGSVSLTQNQQVSGRVVDSLQVPIAYAEVILRDLDTEKENQILTDSDGRFELQADCNRCVLLVESFGFKPYQSSEFSILEKQDFATIKLNSTSFALKEVIATGREKPITVTLKPGKVIYNVENTADAYGSTALDVLKKTPKLTVDGGNAIRINGKSKVLFLINGKNTYLQSEQLVNFLKATTSGNIKNIEVMTNPPVEYEAEGSAGVVNIVLKKAAGLRNSVFVNAGLSSGVFTRENLDLSFNYHYQKFNFYGNFSRLWGKVNYLYGNHRLANGQEIFSDSYDVDKKTPRVYNFGVDYKIDDNQTLNLQIGRNRLYGDGFVKTENNVRMRNSSQYVKSLSDYFFQDWDRGNISLNYDLKSAKSETNLSVDYAKFMGDTQIRLKNDFFDQNKVAQREETTETYANRDIDAYAFSASQQRGLGKIQLKYGFKTSFANSSNDFKRYDLIQAKPVLNINESNVFDFKENITAVFAHSAIEINSAMRLGAGLRVERTSNESHIQVAKGSSQKPEAINSTYVDYFPSLQFSYKPHDLEYSLSFSKRIDRPQYSDLNTLDQPIDAFSSWRGNPYLKPQKTDKVAVGILHKQKQLELFYSKTHDYKVNMQIIENGIMLEIPKNMGTQEHLGVDVSYAWDILKWHFNFSGQAFYFKNNVKLREDLPLKNDSWATNLSLNVNASIFWKMNLDIFTQYNSKQLSGATVTSRPMNSTDFSLSRAFLNNKAKVKLSVVDVFNSSHWNSVNEYPGFYSDNYGRGERQQIKLNISSKIGWGENHDLRESNLQPELDRI from the coding sequence ATGAGAACAATAATTTATCCTGTGCTTTTTTTGGTAGGCAGTGTTTCTTTAACCCAAAATCAACAAGTAAGTGGTCGTGTAGTGGATAGTCTGCAAGTGCCCATTGCTTATGCCGAAGTGATTTTGAGAGATTTAGATACGGAAAAAGAAAATCAGATTTTAACCGATTCCGATGGTAGATTTGAGTTGCAAGCAGATTGTAATCGTTGTGTGCTTTTGGTGGAATCTTTTGGTTTTAAGCCTTATCAATCGTCTGAGTTTTCAATCTTGGAAAAACAAGATTTTGCGACAATTAAACTAAATTCAACTTCGTTTGCACTCAAAGAAGTGATCGCGACGGGGAGAGAAAAACCTATAACAGTAACGCTGAAGCCAGGTAAAGTAATTTACAATGTGGAAAATACTGCTGATGCTTATGGAAGTACGGCGCTAGATGTGTTGAAGAAAACACCCAAGCTCACGGTTGATGGTGGGAATGCCATTAGAATAAACGGGAAAAGTAAAGTTTTGTTTTTAATTAATGGAAAAAATACTTATTTGCAGTCAGAGCAATTGGTGAATTTTCTAAAGGCTACAACTTCGGGCAATATTAAAAATATTGAAGTGATGACCAATCCGCCCGTGGAGTACGAAGCGGAAGGCTCGGCGGGCGTAGTAAATATTGTTTTGAAAAAAGCCGCAGGGCTTAGAAATAGTGTTTTTGTGAATGCGGGACTCTCAAGTGGTGTATTTACGCGTGAAAATTTAGATTTATCGTTTAATTATCATTATCAAAAATTCAATTTTTATGGTAATTTCAGCCGACTTTGGGGTAAGGTGAATTATTTATATGGAAATCATAGGTTAGCCAATGGGCAAGAGATTTTTAGTGATTCGTACGATGTAGATAAGAAAACGCCGCGTGTGTACAATTTTGGTGTGGATTATAAAATTGATGATAATCAGACGCTTAATCTGCAAATTGGTAGAAATCGATTGTATGGAGATGGTTTTGTGAAAACTGAAAATAATGTAAGAATGCGGAATTCTTCACAATATGTGAAATCTCTGAGCGATTATTTCTTTCAAGATTGGGATCGTGGGAATATTTCGTTGAATTATGATTTGAAAAGTGCGAAAAGTGAAACTAATTTAAGTGTAGATTATGCCAAATTTATGGGCGATACACAAATTCGCTTAAAAAACGATTTTTTTGACCAAAATAAAGTGGCTCAACGAGAAGAAACCACGGAAACTTATGCCAATCGAGATATTGATGCTTATGCTTTTTCAGCAAGTCAGCAAAGAGGTTTAGGTAAAATTCAATTGAAATATGGTTTTAAAACTTCGTTTGCCAATTCATCCAACGACTTTAAACGCTATGATTTAATCCAAGCAAAACCTGTTTTAAACATCAATGAATCCAATGTTTTTGATTTTAAAGAAAATATAACCGCTGTTTTTGCCCATTCAGCCATTGAAATTAATTCTGCGATGCGTTTAGGAGCGGGGCTGAGGGTAGAACGCACTAGCAATGAATCTCATATCCAAGTAGCCAAAGGAAGCTCGCAGAAACCAGAGGCAATTAATTCCACTTATGTAGATTATTTTCCATCATTACAATTTAGTTATAAACCCCATGATTTGGAATATTCACTTTCATTTTCCAAACGAATCGATCGTCCGCAATATTCAGATTTAAACACGCTCGATCAGCCGATAGATGCATTTTCTTCTTGGCGAGGAAATCCCTATCTAAAGCCACAAAAAACAGACAAAGTAGCTGTGGGCATTTTGCATAAGCAAAAACAACTTGAGTTATTTTACTCAAAAACTCATGATTACAAGGTGAATATGCAAATTATAGAAAATGGAATTATGCTCGAAATTCCTAAAAATATGGGAACTCAAGAACATTTAGGCGTTGATGTTTCCTATGCTTGGGATATTTTAAAATGGCATTTTAATTTTTCTGGGCAGGCATTTTACTTTAAAAATAATGTAAAATTAAGAGAGGATTTGCCACTTAAAAATGACAGCTGGGCAACCAATTTATCATTAAATGTAAATGCTAGTATTTTTTGGAAAATGAATTTAGATATTTTCACGCAATATAATAGTAAGCAATTGAGTGGTGCTACCGTAACTAGTCGCCCAATGAATAGCACCGATTTTAGTCTCTCAAGAGCATTTCTCAATAATAAAGCTAAGGTGAAACTTTCGGTTGTCGATGTGTTTAATAGCTCGCATTGGAATAGTGTGAATGAATACCCAGGTTTCTATTCCGATAATTATGGCAGGGGAGAACGCCAGCAAATTAAGCTAAATATAAGTTCTAAAATTGGCTGGGGCGAAAATCATGACTTACGAGAATCTAATTTGCAGCCTGAGCTAGACAGAATCTAA
- the trxA gene encoding thioredoxin translates to MALEINDKNISEILSSDQPVMVDFWAEWCGPCRMIAPIVDEISREFEGKAVVGKVNVDNNPDTAAQYGIRNIPTILFFKGGQVVDKVVGVVPKEQLVQKLQSL, encoded by the coding sequence ATGGCACTAGAAATAAATGACAAAAATATCAGTGAGATTTTATCATCAGATCAGCCTGTAATGGTAGATTTTTGGGCAGAGTGGTGTGGCCCATGTCGCATGATAGCACCAATTGTAGACGAAATCAGCCGTGAATTTGAAGGAAAGGCTGTTGTGGGGAAAGTAAATGTAGATAACAATCCAGATACTGCTGCACAATACGGAATTAGAAATATTCCTACGATTTTATTCTTCAAAGGTGGACAAGTTGTAGATAAAGTAGTAGGAGTTGTTCCAAAAGAGCAATTAGTTCAAAAGTTACAATCTCTATAA
- a CDS encoding LysR family transcriptional regulator has translation MTLVQLEYAIAVAESKNFTLAAEKAFVTQPTLSMQIQKLETELGINIFDRTTHPITITPIGEKILAQAKKVLNEAKKMKFLVSEEKNALEGTFRIGVIPTLVSTLVPLFYRNFMNHFPKTQLVIIEQKTETILEQLKEGKIDFGIAATPLNAPDFVEDVLFYEPMLAYIPPQHRLHDKKEIEEADLDTSDLLLLEEGHCFRNNVLSICSSSKANNTGVLVQSGNFETLVKLADDGLGMTVLPSMQADDILIKKGKENLKNFKQPSPTREISLVYHESQLRLNFARELKKMIQGLVRGKIYLEKGNRTFPTLSMEKNS, from the coding sequence ATGACTTTAGTACAATTAGAATATGCTATCGCTGTAGCTGAAAGTAAAAATTTCACTCTTGCAGCTGAAAAAGCCTTTGTTACACAGCCTACTTTGAGTATGCAGATACAAAAATTAGAAACAGAATTAGGCATAAATATATTTGACAGAACTACACATCCTATTACGATTACTCCAATAGGTGAAAAAATTTTAGCGCAGGCTAAAAAAGTTTTAAATGAAGCTAAAAAAATGAAATTTTTAGTTTCGGAGGAAAAAAATGCATTAGAGGGTACATTTAGAATTGGAGTAATTCCTACGCTAGTTTCAACATTAGTTCCGTTGTTTTATAGAAATTTTATGAATCATTTTCCTAAAACACAATTAGTGATTATAGAACAAAAAACCGAAACGATTTTAGAACAATTAAAAGAAGGAAAAATTGATTTTGGCATCGCAGCCACTCCGCTCAATGCTCCTGATTTTGTAGAAGATGTATTGTTTTATGAACCCATGTTGGCATATATTCCACCACAGCATCGTTTGCATGATAAGAAAGAAATTGAAGAAGCCGATTTAGATACTAGCGATTTACTCCTGCTGGAGGAAGGGCATTGTTTTAGAAACAATGTACTGTCTATATGCTCTAGTTCTAAAGCTAATAATACTGGAGTTTTAGTTCAGAGTGGTAATTTTGAAACATTGGTAAAACTTGCAGATGATGGTTTGGGGATGACTGTCTTGCCCTCGATGCAAGCCGATGACATATTAATTAAAAAAGGAAAGGAAAATTTAAAGAATTTTAAACAGCCAAGCCCCACAAGAGAAATTAGCTTGGTGTACCATGAATCGCAATTAAGGCTGAATTTTGCTCGAGAATTGAAGAAAATGATTCAAGGATTGGTGCGTGGAAAGATTTATTTAGAAAAAGGAAATCGTACATTTCCAACACTCTCGATGGAAAAAAACAGCTAA
- a CDS encoding Dps family protein — translation MSLTTIGLDKKKSEKLCESLNKLLANFQVYYQNLRSVHWNVKGHNFFALHEKFEELYNEAQLQIDEIAERVLTLGETPMHTFQDYLDNSQVKPAKNVKQDTEAVKVVLDSMKELLIIEREILEESGELEDEGTNAMMSDFISGQEKTAWMLNSWLNREI, via the coding sequence ATGTCATTAACAACAATTGGATTAGACAAAAAAAAATCAGAGAAATTATGCGAAAGTTTAAATAAACTTCTTGCAAATTTTCAAGTTTATTATCAAAATTTAAGAAGTGTACATTGGAATGTAAAAGGACATAACTTTTTTGCATTACATGAAAAATTTGAAGAGCTGTATAATGAAGCTCAATTACAGATTGATGAAATTGCTGAAAGAGTTTTAACTTTAGGCGAAACTCCTATGCATACGTTCCAAGATTATTTAGACAATTCCCAAGTAAAACCAGCTAAAAATGTAAAGCAAGATACTGAGGCGGTGAAAGTTGTTTTAGATTCCATGAAAGAACTTTTAATCATTGAAAGAGAAATTTTGGAAGAATCTGGAGAATTGGAAGATGAAGGTACAAATGCAATGATGAGTGACTTCATCTCTGGACAAGAAAAAACTGCATGGATGCTTAATTCATGGTTAAACAGAGAAATATAA